The following nucleotide sequence is from Tribolium castaneum strain GA2 chromosome 5, icTriCast1.1, whole genome shotgun sequence.
GTGTGTATTATGTGTATAAATGTAATTAGATGTTCTTTCGCCGTAGATTATTCTCTGTTATACACTTACTAAGATGTAACAAACTAAAAGCGAgaataaaatctttttttattttatttttaatttactaattCCATCTGtttgtaaattataaaaattaaaaagctaaaagacataaagataaaaattaccgtaaaaataattcttctttaaattttcatcgaaaatttcatcatttcatttaacaaaattagtcATAACTGTTTcatgattattattttctaaaaatcatATTGTGGGCACAGCTTTGAAGCTTGATAGTTGCGAATTTTTAGGTACCTTAGAAGATTCTTTATACTTTTGGTtatgaaatacaaaaaaatattatttaattatctcAAAAGGTTCAAGAGCtgagattttttaataaacaaaattgcaaaaaatttacacattatttcaaaaataatgtaattaaatcaATGAGAATGGACGATTTTACATTTCTGAGCTGCTAcactcaaatttttaaagtttctaatgtagacCGGAAAACATTCAGCCTGTATATGGCAAATAAAGACTTGCTGAACACTTTGTCATTTGCGATTTTTCGCAGTTgaaaggaataaaaaaaatcgatgtGATTTTACAAATTCTCAAGAAATACAACAAATTATCAGGAAATTCGTATTTTGATTCCTTGCCTTTTCAACCAGGAGACCTACTCAGTCCGTTACAACGCTCCGTTCAAAATGGACGAAGAATGCTTCAACGTCTCCTACCACCACCCCCCACACCACGTCTCCGCGCCGCACCATTACGACTACCAACAACTTCAATACACCGCTTCCAGCCCTTACTACCCGCCCCCGCAGACCTGCAGTCCCGGCTTCGACACCCTCATCTCCCAAGAAACCTACTCCCTCCCAGCCTACCAAACCGCCACGTCGGAACTCCACGTCAGCACCGCTTTAAGCCCCCGCCAACGTCGCGCCTCTTTGCCCCTCCAACGCTCCGAAAGCACCAGCAGCAGCGAGAGCCCCAAACTCCGGATGCCCGGACCCTCCGCCAGCTCCTCGGCGGCGAGTTCCCCCGGAGGCATCGCCGAGCCGCCCTCCAAAGGCCCCACACCCCCGTCCCCATCCCAACTCTGCGCCGTCTGCGGCGACACCGCCGCCTGCCAGCACTACGGCGTCCGCACCTGCGAGGGCTGCAAGGGCTTCTTCAAACGCACCGTCCAGAAAGGCTCCAAGTACGTGTGTCTCGCCGACAAGGCCTGCCCTGTGGACAAGAGGCGGCGGAACCGGTGCCAGTTCTGCCGCTTCCAGAAGTGTCTCGCCGTGGGGATGGTCAAGGAGGTCGTCCGGACGGACTCCCTGAAGGGCAGGAGAGGCAGACTGCCGTCGAAACCCAAGTCTCCGCAGGAATCACCACCGAGTCCTCCCGTCTCACTCATCACAGCTTTAGTTCGCGCACATGTCGACACCACCCCTGATCTCGCTAATTTAGACTACTCGCAATACCTAGAGCCCAGTCCGATCGAGCCGGTCATCTCCGAAGCCGAGAAGATCCAGCAGTTCTACACCCTGCTGACCACCTCGGTGGACGTGATCAAGAACTTCGCCGACAAGATCCCCGGCTTCCAGGAGCTGTGTCCCGAAGACCGGGAGCTCCTGTTCCAGTCCGCCTCTCTGGAGCTGTTCGTCCTCCGGCTGGCTTACCGCACGCACCCGAACGACACCAAACTGACGTTCTGCAACGGCGTCGTGCTGGACAAGCAGCAGTGTCAAAGGTCCTTCGGTGATTGGTTGCATGCCATCATGGAGTTCTGCAGCAGCTTGATGGCCATGGAGATTGATATTTCGGCGTTCGCCTGTCTGTGTGCACTCACCCTCATCACCGGTAAGTGGTTGCGTGAGGacgctttaaataatttaagggCTGTGTCCGACTTGATTGAAACTTGATGATATTTCCAACTAATCGAATTCGGAATTGGATCACGATACGGCCGGCCGACGGGGAAAATGcgtgattttaatttaatactcTCTTGCCGAGGTATAATTTATTCAGATATAGAGACCATGACTGCACAGATTTTCTACATAAATTAAGCTCACCGCAAACGCAAGTAACAGTTTAATAATGgcggattttttattaaacggtTATTAGCGAGATTGGAGCGATTGAGGACAAACCAGGGTCAGCAGATTGACAGattgcaatttttgaaattcgaGCTGGATTCCGAGAACGGAATGAATGCAGTCGGAAATATCGACGATGTAGATTATGAGAAAACCAAaggttaaataataatagaaataaatcaaTGGCGAGGAAAACCGGGGGGCATTTCTGAACGACACACAATTAGACACTCTTGTTACTTGCAATTAgcctttatttttcttcacaTTACAATTACAATCATTTGGAAATATAGTGTACAAACTGGACGAAACAACAACTTTTGTAACTTTAGCCTGAAGATGtagctttaaataaaaaatatttcacataATCGTATCTCTCACAGAATGGATCAAGACTTATAAAAGAGAAAATGTTTGATACTTGAAaagcgaaaaaataaaataatgaaatattaATGTTCGTGTAGTCTGAGGGTAGATAATTTTGTATACATAATatggtaaaattttgaattgcaAGTTAACGAGGGCTAGAGCCGTAATATCCGCGTTATATCATTTATAACGCATTGCACATGATCCTGAAAATTCATTCATTTCTTCTAAATAAGTTGGTATTTATGTGAAACGGTGTTTTTCTCGATTTTAGCCGAAAATTTGCATATTGCTATTTTTAACCCAGACGGTCGTTGTGGCCAAGGCTAAAGTTGAGCGATTGAATATCCTGAACGtgctatttttttacgttatgTAATACCAAACGTGGACAAAGTAGTTTTAACAAGTCAATTCCTGACAAACGACGCCGAAGAAGTGGCCATAAAAATCGTGATTTAATTCTTAGTCTGTGCCGAATTGATTAGTCACTTTTTATAACCTACTAAACTTGCAAATTTTTGCCCAATTTCGGCGTGTTTTTATAATTGGGAAATATTTCattcattaattatttgaggCGTCTCGTTAAAAAATAGACTCGGTGTCgaaaaaacgtaatttattgCTTGTTTGGACTCCATCAACAAATTTTGTGCATGTTGTGTTAAAACTTCAGCATGCAATAAGAGAAATCTGCTGACTCagcaaatgtttaaaattctcGGGTTTTGAGGAGTTTCGCAACGAAACTGATCTTCACGGAAGCGGGTTTCGATCGAGAtggacgtttaaaaatattcagttTGGCAAGTGTTGGCCGTTGTgcaagtttgaatttttatttcggATTTTGAATGCTTGAAATAAATCGGTTGCGAAAGCGCTGTTACCACGGACCTCCTGTTGCAGAGCGGCACGGTCTGAAGGAGCCCCACCGTGTGGAGCAGCTCCAAATGAAGATAATCTCCTCGCTGAGGGATCATGTGACGTACAACGCGGAGGCGCAGAGGAAGGCGCACTACTTTAGCCGGCTATTGGGCAAACTGCCGGAGCTGAGGTCCTTGAGCGTGCAAGGACTGCAGAGGATCTTTTACCTGAAGCTGGAAGACTTGGTCCCGGCCCCTCCCCTCATCGAGAAGATGTTCGTAGCTAGCCTACCTTTCTAAATTGTTAGTTGATATTTTTCGAAACGTGATAAACTCTTCTATGTGATTTGTTAAATAGGTCGTACGTATTAGTCTTTCCCGAGGGCGAGGGAACTGCCCGAAAATCCGGTCACGGCCTAAAAAAGACGCTTTTTTGGGACGATGATGGTGGGGCTGGTGGACTTTCGGGCAGTTTCGCCAGATTTCGAATTATGTTGAGAACTTTTGGTGTTGCAGTTCTTGTGCACGATAGACACCTTTTCCACTTTGAGAAACACGTCACTGTAACCTACTATCGatgttttttacgttttttgtaaaaattattgttgctTACTCTCGTAGGCTTAGTTCAACCTATTGATGTTTGCTGTTTCTAGTGCTCGGGCACTCAGAACTCGATTCTGATGGTCACAATTTTTCTTTGTGACGAACTATATTTTGAATACGCGACCAAGAGAACGAACCTGAAGATAATACTCTAAGAGCAGAAACTTATGTTACAACTTTACGTGATAAAGATAGTTAGGGTTATAGTAATATATTGTaagcttttattattttttcaatgttaCCACTACACAATCGTGTGGAACCACTAATATATGCGATATACCTAGTCAAGGCACTGtacatacttaaaaaaatattttatttacacaaaaagAATTCTATATTTTAATAGTTATGTAATAAATTACCTGTCGGGAGTTACCTGcaactatttaatttttatattcgctttatttgtgtatttttatatGAAACTAAAGAATAGTCGAGAGCTTTCCCCTTGTAAATGTTGACCAAAATTGTAGAATTGATTCCTAGTTTGAGGGGGTTTTACTAATTTCGCGCTAGTTACCAGTCGACTTGAGAATTAAATGTGCCATTTCATATCTATAATTTCATATCAACAACTGCCTTGGATCGTAACGGATGGACTGAAAAGAGAGTTACCTGAAGGAATGGTCGATATTTGGGTGTTACCTGCACCtttattctttaaaaaacttacaccGTCCGCTTATAATATTATAGTCTTAAAGAAAATATACAAGAGCTTTAGTTGATGTCCTTTTCGCACTAACGGCTTCGTTCAAggaatttaagaaaataatttattgtaaataagaTGCTAATATAGAGATAtaattgctatttttttaGCATACGGTTCGGGCAAACGGGAACCTTGCAATATTCGTCATCTCTAGAATTTTGTACCTGCTTTATTTCTATCTGTTTTGTATATTTTGGAGAAAATATGTGTACTTAATCGACGATCGCTATggattattttccaaaaagaaCTTTTTTACCATGTTATAGGcattaatacttttttttgataGGTTAACCACCTATCGTACTTAAAGCACAACTTGTTAActacattttataaatttattattgacaTGAAACTTGCCATTAAATGCCAGTTTTTACTTGCTGTATTGACTAGattagattttttaagttttaaattatgttaGATATAGTTACCAACAAATCCTATATTCTACAGCTCTGTAGATTATGTGTAATCGTATGTGTTAGTTTTTACCTGATTCTATCGAAAAGTAATGATATACTTAAGTGAACAATTACTACAGCAATTATTTCGCAGATTTAGATATATCATTATAATGTATTTAACCATTTACAGTTTACTTATTTATCATATCATTGCCTTTTacctttttctttttgttaggTATATGAAATATattgtaacaattttatttgatttaataaaagttatgAAGTAACATTCTTTTGTACTTTCCcactcctagcaatttttcATGCAGTTAAACCACCAGAAGCTGCACATTAAACCGGCTTCCTCTAATTAATAACGACTACtttatttaatagttattgACAGCAAATTACGAATAATTATGCTGTAAAAAGATTCATGAAATCTATAAATTACACCGAGTATTCACTCTGAAAAAATTAGCCATTATTTCAAAGCTTTATCTACATACACAGCCATAATTAGTAAACTAAAATACCTTATCTCAGCTATGCcataaattgaattaaaaatcgcATTCTTTGTCAGAAAAAATTACAGCTTCATAGCTCTCCTTATACGTTTTCTCGAATGACGTCTGTCCTATTCAAAATTATACAATTAACTTGACGCTGAATCATAATTAATCACGAGAAAAAGCTATCAGTAAGTATTTCAGGATCTCATTAATTAGCATATGAAAGAGCTGAATGATAGACATAATTATAACAGCCGAATATCTTGAGGTGGGTACATACCAACGGGTTTTTATGCGACGATGTGTATTAAAAGATTCAGCTCAGAGAGGTATAGCGAACGCATTCTGAAGGCAATCAACTTCATTTGCCTAAGTATTTCCTGCATTTTGTAAACATCCCTCGTAATGAATTTCACACTTTTAAATCAATAAGAGCTTTGGCATTAATTCACACCACTTACCAAAATTTCTTCCGACCGACAGCTGAGTTACttacctaaatattttttgtgagaAACTCatgaaacaaattaattaaaaactattaagtcattaaaaaaaagaaaaactgcCAAGATCTTTTCTCAGAGAAACAAATGATTGTAATAAACGCTGAACACATGGCGAAAAAATCACATAActgattttttgtgaaattctTTGGATTTCGCACActtctaatttttgtaaattagaaTCAGGCACCTGGCGTTATGTTGTTGGCCCTGAGACAAGAACACGAAGCAATAGCAACGTGACTAATGTAGATTGATTTAATCAATAATTGATGATTTGCTTCAAATACACAAAATACGTTTAGATAATTTCctgtataattaatttattaataaaacattactGTGTAAAAAACGTAAGGTATAATGACACGATCAGGGCCGTCTCTGGCTCAGACCAacactttgaaaaattttaaaaattagaatgaactttaaataaaacggGAAAAAGGGTAAGGAGGTAAGAAAAACTTCAAATTATGGTAGATACACGTTTACTAAGCATCGTATAGGCCATGAGCCTAGCTAACTAAATATTATGTAACTACATCGTTGTATATCTTAAACTACCTTAACAATAAATTAGCAAATACCAACTTTGAGTGAACCTCACtttaaatcatttatttcGAACTGTAcattatcttaatttttatatataaaatttaaaaattgtagatCTCATCAAGATACTTTTCCTTCAGctctgaaattaaaaaatccacacaatattaaaaatataatccACCATTCTTCagtatttacaaaaaagtgttaatTTGAGGTTTTTCTGCTTTGATAACATTAAGCACAAATCCTCTATTGTACGAAATATAAGGCTTCTTTGTTACTatgtttaaacaatttatattCCTCCCGACTTTCATCTTCAATGTCATCAAAGCACTGTTCCGTGAAGCTAAATTGAGTAATTTTACATTATAGGATATAGTTGTAACAATAACATGTTAACcattttatctctttttacAGCACTATCtgacaaaaaataagtgtagtgtattatacaaataaataaagcacACCATGAGTTAGTTGATATCTGAATTGTTTCTTCCACCCGTCACTCGGCATGACGTAAAGCAGTCTTTGGTATGTAACTTATTAAGtacaaatttcttaaaaatattatagtCCCTTGTAAATTTAGGACAAGCGATCACAAAGTAACAGACATTGTCGACTAACAAACGACCAACGTCCCGTAACAAAGAAACAATCCAGGACCGGCTCAAAACTAACATGAACCGTCACATCTTAAATACTAATCAcccagaaaataaaaacaaaattattcaccGCCTCCCGTCACCGTCACCTCTCTGAACATGCTGTTCTCGCTCGGTAACGACGTCGTACTTTCGATGACGGGAGAATCGGGCAGACTCGTGTCGGAATCATCTTTATGGTTTTCGCTTTTTTCTTCTTGAGTATTTTTCTCTACGGTCGGGTCTTCCTCCTCTTCGGGGATTGTTTGCGACACTTCTTCAGTGGAGGACGTCCTCTCCGACTGCGAAATCGTCTCCTGCAGTTTTATGTCTTGCGCCCTCACCGAAGCCACACCGTCGGGAGAACCGTCTTCGCCGCAAGGTCGCAACACCAGGTAAAGGAATAGATCAGACAGGGATATTATTCCTATAACTTTGTCGTCGTCGTCAACAACCACGAGCCTATGCACCTGCAAAAATGAACAAGTGTTGCACACGAAATTCTAGCCACAATCAGCGGCGAGTCCTTTAA
It contains:
- the Hr38 gene encoding probable nuclear hormone receptor HR38 isoform X1, with amino-acid sequence MRSGPPTLRQHFRLQQHFNAPQQTHTDSNNNSPAYNFHLQNKCTVLVQGEVSSAPLVAASAQPSAPTSPQSSMLLLQTQTPFGSSSFADLLSAPFSDDPSSVLPPEDLDPFPDVALQSQPASPAPLPSFQETYSVRYNAPFKMDEECFNVSYHHPPHHVSAPHHYDYQQLQYTASSPYYPPPQTCSPGFDTLISQETYSLPAYQTATSELHVSTALSPRQRRASLPLQRSESTSSSESPKLRMPGPSASSSAASSPGGIAEPPSKGPTPPSPSQLCAVCGDTAACQHYGVRTCEGCKGFFKRTVQKGSKYVCLADKACPVDKRRRNRCQFCRFQKCLAVGMVKEVVRTDSLKGRRGRLPSKPKSPQESPPSPPVSLITALVRAHVDTTPDLANLDYSQYLEPSPIEPVISEAEKIQQFYTLLTTSVDVIKNFADKIPGFQELCPEDRELLFQSASLELFVLRLAYRTHPNDTKLTFCNGVVLDKQQCQRSFGDWLHAIMEFCSSLMAMEIDISAFACLCALTLITERHGLKEPHRVEQLQMKIISSLRDHVTYNAEAQRKAHYFSRLLGKLPELRSLSVQGLQRIFYLKLEDLVPAPPLIEKMFVASLPF
- the Hr38 gene encoding probable nuclear hormone receptor HR38 isoform X2, yielding MKILFAVDSPETKEGARSSTNSPESSLRESPGTVLVQGEVSSAPLVAASAQPSAPTSPQSSMLLLQTQTPFGSSSFADLLSAPFSDDPSSVLPPEDLDPFPDVALQSQPASPAPLPSFQETYSVRYNAPFKMDEECFNVSYHHPPHHVSAPHHYDYQQLQYTASSPYYPPPQTCSPGFDTLISQETYSLPAYQTATSELHVSTALSPRQRRASLPLQRSESTSSSESPKLRMPGPSASSSAASSPGGIAEPPSKGPTPPSPSQLCAVCGDTAACQHYGVRTCEGCKGFFKRTVQKGSKYVCLADKACPVDKRRRNRCQFCRFQKCLAVGMVKEVVRTDSLKGRRGRLPSKPKSPQESPPSPPVSLITALVRAHVDTTPDLANLDYSQYLEPSPIEPVISEAEKIQQFYTLLTTSVDVIKNFADKIPGFQELCPEDRELLFQSASLELFVLRLAYRTHPNDTKLTFCNGVVLDKQQCQRSFGDWLHAIMEFCSSLMAMEIDISAFACLCALTLITERHGLKEPHRVEQLQMKIISSLRDHVTYNAEAQRKAHYFSRLLGKLPELRSLSVQGLQRIFYLKLEDLVPAPPLIEKMFVASLPF
- the Hr38 gene encoding probable nuclear hormone receptor HR38 isoform X3, whose protein sequence is MLLLQTQTPFGSSSFADLLSAPFSDDPSSVLPPEDLDPFPDVALQSQPASPAPLPSFQETYSVRYNAPFKMDEECFNVSYHHPPHHVSAPHHYDYQQLQYTASSPYYPPPQTCSPGFDTLISQETYSLPAYQTATSELHVSTALSPRQRRASLPLQRSESTSSSESPKLRMPGPSASSSAASSPGGIAEPPSKGPTPPSPSQLCAVCGDTAACQHYGVRTCEGCKGFFKRTVQKGSKYVCLADKACPVDKRRRNRCQFCRFQKCLAVGMVKEVVRTDSLKGRRGRLPSKPKSPQESPPSPPVSLITALVRAHVDTTPDLANLDYSQYLEPSPIEPVISEAEKIQQFYTLLTTSVDVIKNFADKIPGFQELCPEDRELLFQSASLELFVLRLAYRTHPNDTKLTFCNGVVLDKQQCQRSFGDWLHAIMEFCSSLMAMEIDISAFACLCALTLITERHGLKEPHRVEQLQMKIISSLRDHVTYNAEAQRKAHYFSRLLGKLPELRSLSVQGLQRIFYLKLEDLVPAPPLIEKMFVASLPF